From a region of the Methylomonas rapida genome:
- a CDS encoding DCC1-like thiol-disulfide oxidoreductase family protein: MYKLFAAKIHAAFLQQAPATGIGLFRLLFGLVTLQEILFLIYFNHLIFDPIPFKDVEFPMITFFLWIWAAVAFSLAIGYHCQASTIANYVFWLIFVNFTPMQRDFDGGFDLFMIGGNFFMMFMPLDKAFAIDDLRKKLATPFIHDSAHEPAQVSRLTYYLPAIICLGFLYFDSVIHKMFAEHWRNGLGAWLPSSMPYYISAIDMSWLLNIESLQKLIGYTIIVFQFTFLPLFHFRLLRPLYLLIGMSLHLGIALSFNIYPFGIGMLIFYTLMVPFSWYRRIGSWLGKARPALTVFYDQQCPLCNRTVIILNHFDILKAVDFKPAQSHARNYPSLNRIDDKTLLTDLYALDNEGKVYSGVDTYAQIFIAMSYTAIIGWLMKLPGLHAVISRFYRRIADNRARITCDISCLPQSQTTFPATLYDKIFAVSQGKLQKRNAQKIAKALVFMMLLQLNSSLHYGLLYRLEVDTRQSPLTSIMADMSNALLMFSHTFLGITPHALYLHDHFEGYNHLLAITYLDANGNEHWLPFVNEQGRLVAPNWGRVHSMWANIAVTPNIDEVRLKKFIMKITAFWGRKINLDLDNTRFIIKMKKINAPFSWEKDLRKNNLSGDWLAIGSAQWQDREIKINLPKDIDAL; encoded by the coding sequence ATGTACAAATTATTCGCCGCCAAAATCCATGCAGCCTTCCTGCAACAGGCCCCCGCCACCGGCATCGGATTGTTTCGCTTGCTATTTGGCCTGGTTACGCTGCAAGAAATCCTGTTCCTGATTTATTTCAATCACCTGATTTTCGACCCCATCCCGTTCAAGGATGTCGAGTTTCCGATGATCACCTTTTTCCTGTGGATTTGGGCTGCCGTGGCATTTAGCCTGGCGATAGGTTATCACTGTCAAGCCAGCACCATCGCGAATTACGTTTTTTGGCTGATTTTTGTTAACTTCACCCCGATGCAGAGGGATTTTGACGGCGGCTTTGACTTGTTCATGATAGGCGGAAACTTCTTCATGATGTTCATGCCTCTAGACAAAGCCTTTGCGATCGACGATCTCAGAAAAAAATTAGCGACGCCTTTCATACACGATTCCGCTCACGAACCGGCACAAGTTTCAAGGCTAACTTATTATCTCCCCGCCATCATTTGCCTGGGTTTTTTGTATTTCGATTCGGTCATACACAAGATGTTTGCCGAACACTGGCGCAACGGCCTAGGCGCCTGGCTGCCGTCGTCGATGCCTTATTACATTTCGGCCATCGACATGTCCTGGCTGTTGAACATCGAGAGCCTGCAAAAACTGATCGGCTACACCATCATCGTTTTTCAATTCACTTTTTTGCCGCTATTTCATTTCAGGTTATTGAGACCACTTTATTTATTGATAGGCATGTCGCTGCATCTGGGCATTGCGCTGTCCTTCAATATCTACCCTTTCGGCATCGGCATGCTGATCTTTTATACGTTGATGGTGCCATTCTCCTGGTATCGACGCATCGGATCGTGGCTAGGAAAAGCACGCCCCGCCCTTACGGTTTTTTATGATCAACAGTGCCCGCTGTGCAACCGCACGGTCATCATTCTGAACCATTTCGACATCCTGAAGGCGGTCGATTTCAAACCGGCCCAAAGCCATGCTCGCAATTACCCATCCCTGAATCGGATCGACGACAAGACTTTACTGACCGATTTATATGCACTGGACAATGAAGGAAAGGTTTATTCCGGCGTTGACACCTATGCGCAAATTTTCATTGCGATGAGCTATACCGCCATCATTGGCTGGCTCATGAAATTGCCCGGATTGCATGCCGTCATCAGCCGTTTTTACCGCAGAATTGCCGACAATCGGGCCCGTATCACTTGCGACATCAGTTGTTTACCGCAAAGCCAAACCACTTTTCCAGCAACACTCTACGATAAGATTTTTGCAGTAAGCCAAGGCAAATTGCAAAAACGCAATGCACAAAAAATCGCCAAGGCTCTTGTCTTCATGATGCTGCTGCAATTGAACAGCAGCCTGCATTACGGCTTACTGTACCGTCTTGAGGTTGACACCCGGCAATCACCGCTCACCAGCATCATGGCCGACATGAGCAACGCCCTGCTGATGTTCTCGCATACTTTTCTGGGCATTACTCCACACGCCTTGTATTTGCACGACCATTTCGAGGGCTACAACCACTTGCTGGCCATTACCTATCTCGATGCCAACGGTAACGAGCACTGGCTACCCTTCGTCAACGAACAAGGCCGGCTAGTGGCGCCCAATTGGGGCCGGGTGCATTCGATGTGGGCCAATATCGCCGTCACACCGAATATCGATGAAGTTCGCTTGAAAAAATTCATCATGAAGATCACCGCATTCTGGGGCAGAAAAATCAATCTGGACCTGGACAACACGCGTTTCATCATCAAGATGAAAAAAATAAACGCCCCATTTTCATGGGAAAAAGACTTGCGAAAAAACAATCTAAGCGGCGACTGGTTGGCAATAGGGAGTGCGCAATGGCAGGATCGAGAAATCAAAATCAATCTGCCGAAAGACATAGACGCACTCTGA
- a CDS encoding glutaredoxin family protein, with amino-acid sequence MADLVLYGTESCHLCEEAEQLLVQFGLDFEKQDIIEDPQLQQRYGLRIPVLLHAASACELNWPFDEDGLREFLAQVSN; translated from the coding sequence ATGGCCGATCTAGTTTTATATGGCACGGAAAGCTGCCATCTGTGCGAGGAGGCCGAGCAGTTGTTGGTCCAGTTTGGTTTAGACTTCGAAAAGCAGGACATCATCGAAGACCCGCAACTGCAACAGCGCTATGGCTTGCGCATACCGGTGTTATTGCATGCGGCCAGCGCATGTGAGTTGAACTGGCCGTTTGACGAGGATGGCTTGCGGGAATTCCTTGCGCAAGTCTCGAATTGA
- a CDS encoding TIGR00645 family protein yields MQLRLEHFVERLMYTSRWIMAPVFLGMSLVLLVLAIKFFQELYHFLPHVLEIDEGQIILKLLTFIDLTLVGSLTVIVMFSGYENFVSRLDIGSDAEKLEWLGTHDYGSLKLKVATSIVAISSIRLLKVFMEVENIANEKMLWYVIIHLTLVTSAFIMGYLDKISKH; encoded by the coding sequence ATGCAATTACGGTTAGAACATTTTGTGGAACGCTTGATGTACACCAGCCGCTGGATCATGGCGCCGGTGTTTCTCGGCATGAGCCTGGTGTTGCTGGTATTGGCGATCAAGTTTTTTCAGGAGTTGTATCACTTTTTGCCGCACGTGCTGGAAATCGACGAGGGCCAGATCATCCTGAAACTGCTGACTTTTATCGATCTGACGCTGGTCGGCAGTTTGACAGTGATCGTGATGTTCAGCGGTTATGAAAATTTCGTGTCCCGGCTGGACATCGGCAGCGACGCCGAAAAGCTGGAGTGGCTGGGCACGCACGATTACGGTTCTTTAAAGCTGAAAGTCGCAACTTCCATTGTCGCGATTTCCTCGATCCGGCTGCTGAAGGTGTTCATGGAAGTGGAAAACATCGCCAACGAGAAGATGTTGTGGTACGTGATCATTCACCTGACCCTGGTGACGTCGGCCTTCATCATGGGTTATCTGGACAAGATTTCCAAACATTGA
- a CDS encoding F0F1 ATP synthase subunit alpha, whose translation MADKMPSYRFGLRLSERGCVAGIGDGIAWIRGLPSARLDELIGFDDGSTGLVFQLGKEVLGAILLSQSRGVTAGMSVQHTGRRLEVGVGDALLGRVVDPLGSPLDGLPPPELRQFRPLEAAAPTIIERDFVSEPFYTGNKIVDTLIPIGKGQRQLIIGDDGVGKSALALDAVLNQRGRDVLCVMVLIGQPRSSVAGTLEALRQAGALEYTVVVVAEANALPGFRYLAPFAGCAMAEHWLRLGRDTLVVYDDLTRHAQSYRELSLLLQRPPGREAYPGDIFYLHSRLLERSTVLGRDYGGGSMTALPIIETRQGELSAYIPTNLISITDGQIYFESKLFAAGMLPAIDIGRSVSRIGGKAQHPAIKHAAAHIRLDYLQFLELELFARFGTRLEASIEQKLQRGRLLREILKQDRMQPLPEQFHLAWLLTYGEGLLEKLSPEQVAGQLSRLFERLPDYDLTLDTPKSQWLATLRELLEAES comes from the coding sequence ATGGCTGACAAGATGCCTTCTTACCGCTTCGGCCTGCGCCTATCCGAGCGTGGTTGCGTGGCCGGCATAGGCGACGGCATCGCCTGGATACGCGGCTTGCCGTCGGCGCGCCTGGACGAGCTGATCGGTTTCGACGACGGCAGTACCGGCCTGGTGTTTCAGCTTGGCAAGGAAGTACTGGGCGCGATCCTGCTATCGCAAAGCCGCGGCGTCACTGCCGGCATGTCCGTGCAACATACCGGCCGGCGGCTGGAAGTGGGCGTCGGCGATGCGCTGCTCGGCAGGGTGGTCGATCCGCTCGGCAGCCCGCTGGATGGCTTGCCGCCGCCGGAGTTGCGCCAGTTTCGTCCACTGGAGGCCGCCGCGCCGACCATCATCGAGCGCGATTTCGTCAGCGAACCTTTTTACACCGGCAACAAGATCGTCGACACGTTGATTCCCATCGGCAAGGGGCAGCGCCAGCTGATCATAGGCGACGATGGCGTCGGCAAAAGCGCGCTGGCTCTGGATGCGGTATTGAATCAGCGCGGCCGCGACGTACTGTGCGTCATGGTGCTGATCGGCCAGCCGCGCTCTTCGGTGGCCGGCACCCTGGAAGCCTTGCGACAAGCCGGGGCCCTGGAATATACCGTCGTGGTCGTAGCCGAGGCTAACGCCCTGCCTGGATTTCGCTATCTGGCGCCTTTTGCCGGCTGCGCGATGGCCGAGCATTGGTTGCGTCTGGGCCGCGACACGCTGGTGGTCTATGACGATTTGACCCGCCACGCCCAGTCCTACCGGGAGCTATCGTTGCTATTGCAGCGTCCGCCGGGACGCGAGGCCTACCCAGGGGATATTTTCTATCTGCATTCGCGCCTGCTGGAGCGCTCGACGGTGCTGGGCCGCGATTACGGCGGCGGCAGCATGACCGCGCTGCCCATCATCGAAACCCGTCAGGGCGAACTGTCCGCCTATATTCCAACCAATCTGATCTCGATCACCGACGGTCAGATTTACTTCGAAAGCAAGTTGTTCGCGGCCGGCATGCTGCCGGCCATCGACATTGGCCGCTCGGTGTCCCGCATCGGCGGCAAGGCCCAGCATCCGGCGATCAAGCATGCCGCCGCGCATATCCGCCTGGATTATTTGCAGTTTCTGGAATTGGAATTGTTCGCCCGCTTCGGCACCCGCCTGGAAGCCAGCATAGAGCAAAAGTTGCAACGCGGCCGCCTGCTGCGGGAAATCCTGAAACAAGACCGCATGCAACCCCTGCCGGAACAGTTCCATCTAGCCTGGCTGTTGACCTATGGTGAAGGGCTGCTGGAAAAGCTGAGTCCCGAACAGGTGGCGGGCCAATTATCCCGGTTATTCGAACGTCTGCCGGACTACGATCTGACGCTGGACACACCCAAGTCGCAATGGTTGGCGACACTGCGGGAATTGTTGGAGGCCGAATCATGA
- a CDS encoding F0F1 ATP synthase subunit C, which translates to MTDIHLFSMISTGVAGLVIAIGTMLPAVAMGRAIASALEALARQPEAEKTISRTLFIGLAMIESLAIYCLVVALIVLFRNPLLEYFLN; encoded by the coding sequence ATGACCGATATTCATTTGTTCAGCATGATTTCGACCGGCGTGGCCGGCCTGGTAATCGCCATCGGCACGATGCTGCCGGCTGTCGCGATGGGCCGGGCGATCGCCAGCGCGCTGGAAGCCTTGGCCCGGCAACCCGAGGCCGAAAAAACCATCAGCCGCACCTTGTTCATCGGCCTGGCGATGATCGAGTCATTGGCGATTTACTGTTTGGTGGTAGCCTTGATCGTCCTGTTCCGCAACCCCTTGCTGGAATATTTCTTGAACTGA
- a CDS encoding F0F1 ATP synthase subunit A, producing MNDNYAALQFGPLSISGTVLTTWGIMLAFSLLAWLTRIRMNGHTPRWHGAAEAVVVAIEGAIGEVLPATSVRRVLPFVATLWLFVLTANLIGLIPGLHSPTRDLSATAALAVLVFASTHWFGIRDHGLRNHLRHYLEPSVILLPFHVISELTRTLALAIRLFGNIMSLEMAALLVLLIAGFLVPVPLLMLHVVEAIVQAYIFGMLALIYIAGALESHESETSSSAEHHS from the coding sequence ATGAACGATAACTATGCTGCCCTACAGTTCGGCCCCTTGAGCATCAGCGGCACGGTGCTGACGACCTGGGGCATCATGCTGGCCTTCTCGCTATTGGCCTGGTTGACGCGGATAAGGATGAACGGCCACACACCGCGCTGGCATGGTGCCGCCGAAGCCGTGGTGGTAGCCATCGAGGGCGCGATCGGCGAAGTATTGCCGGCGACGTCGGTACGCCGGGTGCTGCCTTTCGTCGCCACCTTATGGCTGTTCGTGTTGACGGCCAATCTGATTGGCCTGATACCCGGCCTGCATTCGCCGACCCGTGACTTGTCCGCCACCGCCGCGCTCGCCGTTCTGGTATTCGCGTCCACGCACTGGTTCGGCATCCGCGATCACGGCTTGCGCAATCATCTGCGCCATTATCTCGAGCCCAGCGTCATCCTGCTGCCGTTTCATGTCATCAGCGAATTGACGCGAACACTGGCTTTGGCGATCCGTTTGTTCGGCAACATCATGAGCCTGGAGATGGCGGCCTTGTTGGTGCTGCTGATCGCAGGCTTTCTGGTGCCCGTGCCCTTATTGATGCTGCACGTCGTCGAAGCCATCGTCCAGGCCTACATTTTCGGCATGTTGGCATTGATTTACATTGCCGGCGCACTGGAAAGCCACGAATCCGAAACCTCTTCATCCGCGGAGCATCATTCATGA
- the metH gene encoding methionine synthase, protein MNSIERLNQQLRQRILFLDGAMGTMIQSYKLGEKDYRGQRFADWPVDLKGNNDLLSITQPDIIKAIHRAYLDVGADIIETNTFNSTRVAMADYRMEDLAYEINVASARVARQAADEVTALTPDKPRFVAGVLGPTNRTSSMSPDVNDPGFRNITFDDLVETYSESTRGLIAGGADIILIETVFDTLNAKAAIFAVESVFDELGYKLPVMISGTITDASGRTLSGQTAAAFWASLKHVKPISIGFNCALGATELRQYIEELSNIADTYVSAHPNAGLPNEFGEYDETPEMMAAELSDWAKNGYLNIIGGCCGTSPDTIRAIVQEVSIYPPRRIPELEKRCHLSGLEAMSIGPETLFVNVGERTNVTGSAVFKKMIVEGRYEDALEVAKQQVENGAQIIDINMDEGMLDSQAAMVRFLNLLAAEPDIAKVPIMLDSSKWEILEAGLKCIQGKGIVNSISIKEGEEKFIEHAKLVRRYGAAVIVMAFDEQGQADTQQRKIEICTRAYKILTEQVGFPPEDIIFDPNIFAVATGIEEHNNYGVDFIEATRVIKQTLPHALISGGVSNVSFSFRGNNPVREAIHAVFLYHAVHAGMDMGIVNAGQLAIYEDIPLELRDAVEDVILNRTPEGTEKLLEIAEKYRGSGHVAKQETLEWRSWPVNKRLEHALVKGIADYIEEDTEEARLQAEKPLHVIEGPLMDGMNVVGDLFGEGKMFLPQVVKSARVMKKAVAYLMPFMDAQADGSERQTNGKVLMATVKGDVHDIGKNIVAVVLQCNNYEVIDLGVMVPADTILKTARDEKVDVIGLSGLITPSLDEMVHVAKEMQRQGFAIPLLIGGATTSRAHTAVKIEPNYQAAPTVYVADASRSVGVVSALLSEDLKADYIAKVRAEYEQVREHHKGRQAKAPQHSLEAARQNRFDYAAHKPVKPKFLGTKVIDNFPLDTLVWFIDWSPFFHTWELSGRYPAILSDSVVGKEATKLFEDAQDMLKHIIRENWLTAKAVIGFFPANSDGDDIVLYTDDSRTQRREVLHHLRQQNVKAPGRPNYCLSDFIAPVDSGIADYLGAFAVTSGIGIESKLAEFERDHDDYSAIMLKALADRLAEAFAEYLHQAVRKEYWGYAEEETHDNEALIEEAYQGIRPAPGYPACPDHTEKAKLFELLNVTQHTTIELTESFAMYPTAAVSGWYFSHPESQYFNVGKIDLDQLQNYAQRKGMSVEVAERWLAAHLNH, encoded by the coding sequence ATGAACAGCATAGAACGACTAAACCAGCAGTTACGTCAACGCATTTTATTTCTAGACGGTGCCATGGGCACCATGATACAGAGCTACAAGCTGGGCGAAAAGGATTATCGCGGCCAACGCTTCGCCGATTGGCCGGTCGACCTGAAAGGCAACAACGACTTATTGTCGATCACCCAACCCGACATCATCAAGGCCATTCATAGAGCCTATCTCGATGTCGGCGCGGACATCATCGAAACCAATACCTTCAATTCCACCCGCGTGGCGATGGCCGACTACCGTATGGAAGACTTGGCTTACGAAATCAACGTCGCCTCGGCTCGCGTCGCTAGACAGGCTGCCGACGAAGTCACGGCGCTGACGCCGGACAAGCCGCGTTTCGTGGCCGGCGTATTGGGCCCGACCAATCGCACCTCGTCGATGTCGCCCGACGTCAACGACCCGGGTTTTAGAAACATCACCTTCGACGACCTGGTCGAAACGTATAGCGAATCGACTCGCGGCCTGATCGCGGGCGGCGCCGACATCATCCTGATCGAAACCGTATTCGACACCCTGAACGCCAAAGCGGCGATTTTCGCGGTCGAATCGGTGTTCGACGAACTCGGCTATAAACTGCCGGTGATGATCTCCGGCACCATCACAGACGCCTCCGGCCGCACCTTGTCCGGCCAGACCGCCGCGGCGTTTTGGGCTTCGTTGAAACACGTCAAGCCGATTTCGATCGGTTTCAACTGCGCATTGGGCGCCACGGAACTTCGCCAATACATCGAAGAATTATCCAACATCGCCGACACCTATGTCTCGGCCCACCCCAACGCCGGCCTGCCCAACGAATTCGGCGAATACGACGAAACCCCGGAAATGATGGCCGCCGAGCTGTCAGATTGGGCCAAGAACGGTTACCTGAATATCATCGGCGGCTGCTGCGGCACCTCGCCGGACACGATACGCGCCATCGTCCAGGAGGTGAGTATATACCCGCCGCGCCGGATTCCCGAACTGGAAAAACGCTGCCATTTGTCCGGCCTGGAGGCGATGAGCATAGGCCCTGAAACCTTGTTCGTGAACGTCGGCGAGCGCACCAACGTCACGGGTTCGGCGGTCTTCAAGAAGATGATCGTCGAAGGCCGTTACGAAGACGCGCTGGAAGTCGCCAAGCAACAGGTTGAGAACGGCGCGCAAATCATCGACATCAACATGGACGAAGGCATGCTGGACTCTCAGGCGGCCATGGTGCGCTTCCTGAATCTGCTGGCCGCCGAGCCCGACATCGCCAAAGTGCCCATCATGCTGGACTCGTCCAAATGGGAGATTTTGGAAGCCGGCCTGAAATGCATCCAGGGCAAGGGTATCGTCAATTCGATTTCGATCAAGGAAGGCGAAGAAAAATTCATCGAACACGCCAAGCTGGTGCGCCGTTACGGCGCGGCCGTGATCGTGATGGCTTTCGACGAACAGGGCCAGGCCGACACACAGCAACGCAAGATCGAGATCTGCACCCGCGCCTACAAGATTCTGACCGAACAAGTCGGCTTCCCGCCGGAAGACATCATCTTCGACCCCAACATTTTTGCGGTCGCCACCGGCATCGAGGAGCACAACAATTATGGCGTCGATTTCATCGAGGCCACCCGCGTCATCAAGCAAACCTTGCCGCATGCGTTGATTTCCGGAGGCGTCTCCAACGTGTCGTTTTCGTTCCGTGGCAACAATCCGGTGCGCGAGGCGATACACGCCGTGTTCCTGTACCACGCCGTCCACGCCGGCATGGACATGGGTATCGTCAACGCCGGGCAGCTGGCGATTTACGAAGACATTCCGCTGGAGCTGCGCGACGCGGTCGAAGACGTCATCTTGAACCGCACGCCGGAAGGCACCGAAAAGCTGCTGGAAATCGCCGAAAAATACCGCGGCAGCGGCCATGTCGCCAAGCAGGAAACCCTGGAATGGCGCAGCTGGCCGGTCAACAAACGCCTGGAACATGCCTTGGTCAAGGGTATCGCCGATTACATCGAAGAAGACACCGAAGAAGCTCGTTTGCAGGCCGAAAAGCCACTGCACGTCATCGAGGGTCCGTTGATGGACGGCATGAACGTGGTTGGCGATTTGTTCGGCGAAGGCAAGATGTTCCTGCCGCAGGTGGTCAAATCGGCGCGGGTCATGAAAAAGGCCGTGGCCTATTTGATGCCGTTCATGGATGCCCAGGCCGACGGCAGCGAGCGTCAAACCAACGGCAAGGTATTGATGGCGACCGTCAAGGGTGACGTGCACGACATCGGCAAAAACATCGTTGCCGTGGTGTTGCAATGCAACAACTACGAAGTCATCGATTTGGGCGTCATGGTGCCGGCCGACACGATATTGAAAACCGCCCGCGACGAAAAGGTCGATGTGATCGGCCTGAGCGGTCTGATCACGCCGTCCCTGGACGAGATGGTGCATGTCGCCAAGGAAATGCAGCGCCAGGGTTTCGCTATTCCGTTGCTGATCGGCGGCGCAACCACTTCCCGCGCCCATACTGCGGTCAAGATCGAACCCAATTATCAGGCTGCGCCGACCGTTTACGTGGCCGACGCGTCGCGCAGCGTCGGCGTGGTCAGCGCCTTGCTCAGCGAGGATTTGAAGGCCGACTATATCGCCAAAGTCCGCGCCGAATACGAACAAGTGCGTGAACACCATAAAGGTCGCCAAGCCAAGGCGCCGCAACATAGCTTGGAAGCCGCCCGGCAAAACCGCTTCGATTACGCCGCTCACAAGCCGGTAAAACCCAAATTTTTGGGCACCAAGGTCATCGATAACTTCCCGCTCGATACGCTGGTCTGGTTCATCGATTGGTCGCCATTCTTCCATACCTGGGAGCTGTCCGGTCGTTACCCGGCGATCTTGAGCGACTCAGTGGTCGGCAAGGAAGCGACCAAGTTGTTCGAGGATGCGCAGGACATGCTGAAGCACATCATCCGTGAGAACTGGCTGACCGCCAAGGCCGTGATCGGCTTCTTCCCTGCCAACAGCGACGGCGACGACATCGTTCTGTACACCGACGACAGCCGTACCCAGCGGCGCGAAGTACTGCACCACTTGCGCCAGCAAAACGTCAAGGCGCCGGGCCGGCCGAATTATTGTCTGTCGGATTTCATTGCACCGGTCGACAGCGGCATTGCCGATTATCTCGGCGCCTTTGCGGTGACTTCCGGCATAGGCATAGAAAGCAAACTGGCGGAATTCGAACGCGACCACGACGATTACAGCGCCATCATGCTGAAAGCCTTGGCAGACCGCTTGGCGGAAGCCTTCGCCGAATACCTGCATCAGGCGGTGCGCAAGGAGTATTGGGGCTATGCCGAGGAAGAGACGCATGACAACGAAGCCTTGATCGAGGAAGCCTATCAAGGCATCCGCCCGGCTCCGGGTTATCCGGCCTGCCCGGATCATACCGAAAAGGCCAAGCTGTTCGAATTGCTCAATGTGACCCAACACACCACCATCGAGCTGACCGAAAGTTTCGCGATGTATCCGACCGCGGCGGTCAGCGGCTGGTATTTCTCTCACCCCGAGTCGCAGTACTTCAACGTCGGCAAGATAGATCTGGACCAGTTGCAGAACTACGCGCAGCGTAAAGGCATGAGTGTCGAGGTTGCCGAACGCTGGCTGGCGGCCCATTTGAATCATTGA
- a CDS encoding F0F1 ATP synthase subunit delta: protein MMEFDWTTFILEIVNFLVLVWILQRFLYRPMLSMLDARQQRIKDETERAEHLRLEAETLRQQYEERLADWSQRQETSRHELDAELARLRRSALETLQKSLADEEAKQRIRNQSSIDSREAALVREAAETAYAQAALILQRLASPQLTHRIAEIFLEDLSTLSESDQTALRKAAAMLIPASAIELVSAHPLPDQMASALSLALSQAAGQNLSFVFRVDPALIAGLRAVIGECQLHANLADELAFFRRQANHG, encoded by the coding sequence ATGATGGAATTCGACTGGACCACCTTCATCCTGGAAATCGTCAACTTTCTGGTCTTGGTGTGGATACTGCAACGCTTTTTGTACCGGCCGATGTTGAGCATGCTCGACGCCCGCCAGCAGCGCATCAAAGACGAAACCGAGCGGGCCGAGCACTTGCGCCTCGAGGCCGAAACGTTACGGCAGCAATACGAGGAACGTCTGGCCGACTGGAGCCAACGCCAGGAAACCAGCCGTCACGAATTGGACGCCGAACTGGCGCGTTTGCGTCGTAGTGCCCTGGAGACGCTGCAAAAATCCCTGGCCGATGAAGAAGCCAAACAACGCATCCGTAACCAGAGCTCCATCGACAGCCGGGAAGCGGCCCTGGTCAGGGAGGCCGCCGAAACGGCCTATGCGCAAGCGGCGCTCATATTGCAAAGGCTGGCATCGCCGCAACTAACGCATCGTATAGCCGAGATTTTTCTGGAAGACTTGAGCACCTTGAGCGAGAGCGACCAGACGGCATTACGCAAGGCCGCGGCGATGCTGATCCCGGCCTCCGCCATCGAATTGGTTTCCGCACATCCCCTGCCGGATCAGATGGCTTCTGCCTTGAGCCTGGCCTTGTCGCAAGCCGCCGGCCAGAATTTATCGTTCGTTTTTCGGGTCGATCCTGCCTTGATCGCCGGCCTGCGCGCGGTGATAGGCGAATGTCAGTTGCATGCCAATCTGGCCGACGAATTGGCGTTTTTCAGGCGTCAAGCCAACCATGGCTGA
- a CDS encoding DUF2970 domain-containing protein: MTKPNLLHVVKSVLAAAIGVQSEKNREIDFKHGSLPAYIIVGLIGTVLFILAIVAIVKLVTS; the protein is encoded by the coding sequence ATGACCAAGCCCAATCTGCTACATGTTGTAAAGAGTGTACTGGCCGCCGCAATCGGCGTACAAAGCGAAAAAAACCGTGAGATTGACTTTAAGCACGGCTCGCTGCCTGCTTATATCATTGTTGGATTGATTGGGACAGTGCTGTTCATCTTGGCGATAGTCGCCATTGTCAAGCTGGTAACGAGTTAG
- a CDS encoding F0F1 ATP synthase subunit gamma, whose protein sequence is MSQRREIEGRLALYDELTGILGAMRSFALAELRKVGKRETAQQEIVASLSDALLDLSGGLPAALYADPGHTAGDIWLLFGSVRGFCGSFNEDVMRFWRGRADQNNTVLLVGERLHAMIAETTPAQRLSGAEGSLDAPIVIERILAAIMALRGSVEFGLMACIRDEKGVLSHRLWPLPPPADKTGSYPPLTYQPLGEVATGVAEQYLFHALLALLLRSIRVENHMRLMQMETALRHLEKGGEELQRQRNRLRQEEIVEEIELMVGRR, encoded by the coding sequence ATGAGTCAACGCCGGGAAATCGAAGGACGCCTGGCTTTATACGACGAATTGACCGGCATCTTGGGCGCGATGCGCAGTTTTGCCTTGGCCGAGCTGCGCAAGGTCGGCAAACGCGAGACGGCGCAGCAAGAGATCGTGGCTTCATTGTCCGACGCCTTGCTCGATCTGAGCGGGGGGTTGCCGGCAGCGCTCTATGCCGACCCCGGCCATACGGCTGGCGACATTTGGCTGTTATTCGGCTCGGTGCGCGGGTTTTGCGGCAGCTTTAACGAGGATGTGATGCGCTTCTGGCGCGGTCGCGCCGATCAAAATAACACTGTGCTCCTTGTTGGCGAACGCTTGCATGCAATGATCGCCGAAACTACGCCGGCGCAGCGATTGAGCGGAGCGGAAGGCAGCCTGGACGCACCTATCGTCATAGAGCGAATATTGGCCGCCATCATGGCATTGCGCGGCAGCGTCGAGTTCGGCCTGATGGCCTGCATTCGCGACGAGAAGGGTGTTCTCAGCCACCGCTTGTGGCCTTTGCCGCCTCCCGCCGACAAGACCGGCAGCTATCCGCCGTTGACCTATCAACCGTTAGGCGAAGTGGCCACTGGCGTCGCCGAGCAATATCTGTTTCATGCCTTGCTGGCATTGCTGTTACGCTCGATTCGGGTGGAAAACCACATGCGTTTGATGCAAATGGAAACCGCATTGAGGCACCTGGAAAAGGGTGGCGAAGAATTGCAGCGGCAGCGCAACCGTCTACGCCAGGAAGAAATCGTCGAGGAAATCGAATTGATGGTGGGCAGACGCTGA